The following is a genomic window from Jannaschia sp. M317.
GGCGGCTTCCTCTATGGTAAACTCGGGCGGCCTGAGAAGGCCGGGAGGTTCGTCTCGGCCACGCCGGACCGCTTTCCGCATGCGATCATGATCGCGCCCACGGGGCGGGGCAAGAACGTCGGCTTCGTGTTCCCCAACCTCATGCATTTCCGCGGCAGCGCCGTGGTTCTGGACGTCAAGGGAGAGAACTTCGCCACGACCTCGATCCACCGGACGAGAGCCTTGGGCAACAAGGTGTGGTACTTTTCGCCCTTCGACTACGTCGACGCATCGGACGTGGGAGATGAAGATGGCGAGGACGGGCAGGGGGGCGAGGTCCGGACCCGCACGCACCGCTTCAACCCGCTGGCGCGCATTGCGGCGCTGCCGTCCACCGAGCAGCAGTTCACCGCCATCAACACGATGACGGACCTGTTCCTGTCGGTGGAATCCAAGGACGCCGAGAGCTTCTTCCAGGCCGGTCGGTCGCTCTTCGTGGTCGCCTGCCTGCGGGCCATCGAGACCGGCACGCCCACCATCGGCGAGGCGCTGCGAATCATGAATGGCGGCGGAGCCAAGAAGGAGAGCTACCGCCTGATTGCGGAGGAGACCGGGATCGCGGTGGTGCGCGAGGTGTTCCTCGGCATGGCCGATCAGATCGACAAGATCCTCGACAGCTACGTGTCGGTAATCCGCGGCGCGGGTCTGCAACTCTGGCTCGACCCGGCGGTCGACCGGGCGACGAGCGCGTCGGATTTCAACCTCGCCTCGTTCCGGCGCGAGGCGCAGACGCTCTACATCGCGATCCAGCCCGAGGAGTTGCGCACGCTTGCGCCTTTGGTGCGGCTCCTCTTCGCCGATGCCATCGCCTCGCTGCAACGCGCTCAGCCCGGTCCGGGCGAGCCGCATCCCGTTATGTTCGTCCTCGACGAGTTCGACCAGCTCGGCCGCCAGCCCAACGTGTTGCAGGCGCTCAAGACCATCCGCTCCTACGGGGGACGGTTCTTCATCGTCACGCAGTCGATCCCCGGGCTGGAGAGTGTCTACGGCGAGACTGACCGGCGCGCGCTGCTCGCGGCTGCGGGCGTGCAGATCTACATGACGCCCCAGGACGACCGAACGGCGGACGTCCTTTCGAGCGCGCTTGGGAGGACGACCATTGTCGCCAAGACCCGCAGCCAGGGGGCGGTGCAGAGGCTGGACGAGAGTGGCAATGTCTCGCGGCGCTCCGAGGAGCGGCCCTTGGTCTCCCCGTCCGAGACGCTGCGTCTCGACACGTCAAAGGTGCTGATCCTCCCCGAGGGACAGTACCCGATCCTGGCGGACCGGATCACCCACTACGCCGACCGGCACTTCAAGCGCATCGACGCGGCCCGGGCGGGCCATCCGCTGCCGTACCCGCCCGCGACCGTCCCGGCGCCGTCCCGGCCGCGCAAGATGCGCGCGTTCCTGTCGGAGGGGCAGGAGGCGGGCGCCGCCCTCGACCTGGTTGACGGCGCGGAATTCGCGGCCGAAGCGAAGGGAGGCGTCGCCGCAGTAGGCGACCGGGCGCGGGCGCGACCAAAGGGACGGCGCGCGCCGCCGGTTAGGAGCGATGACGTCGGCGTTGGCGAACAAATCGACCAAGCCGAGCCCGCGGTCGCTGAGGACGTGTCAGGGCTGACGGGCGAGCTGGGCCCTGATCCTGTCCCGGAGATCATCCCGACCAAACCGCCACGTCGCCGACCTCCGGCGCGTCGTGTGGCCATCGACGAAGACGCCTGACAACTTGTCAGGCGAGTTCGACGCCCTCCGCGTCGGCGGCGCGCCGGAGCGCGCGGTCTGCCGTCGTCAATGGCAGGGCACGGGTCTGGGCCAGAGCGAGATAGGCTGCGTCGTAGGCGGTCAGGCGGTGTCGCGTGGCGAGGGCGACGATGCCCGCGTCGCCGACCGCGCCCATGTCCACCGCCTCCAGCGGAAGACGGCGCAGACGTAGCAGTGAGGGAACAATCTCGGCCTCGGGCAAGCGTCCACGCCGTGCGGCCATCAGGAGGATGTTGCGCAACTCGTGCCAGATGAGGCCGGGTACGACGCCGCCCTCGGCCGCCACGCGGTGCAGGATCGCGTCAGCTGCGGCATTGTCCTCGTCTGGCAGCACCCAAACGGCGGCCACGGAGGCATCGACAATGAGACTCACGTGTGCCGCCTCAGCGCCGGCCATCGTCGCGCCAAGAAATCAGCTCGTCGGTGGTGGTGGGCTTGAGGCCCGCCCGCGCTGCGAGGATGTCAGCCACCGCGGCCCGCGCGTCGCCGGTCCGCGCGACGGGCACCAGCCGCGCCACGGGCACGTCGCCACGCGCAATCGTGACCTCTTCGCCGGCCTCAACGCGGGCGAGGAGCTCGCTGAGCCGAGTCTTGGCTTCGCCGGTCTTGATGACGGTGGGCATGGCGGCCTCCAAAGTTCTGCAGAAGGCAAGATAGGGCGCTAGGGAGGAGTTGGTCAAGACTTGACCAAGTTAAATATGTAATCCGTATTATGTAATAATAGAAAAGTTGAACGCTCGAACAGCGCCTGACATGAAGGCTGTTGACCTTCCCCCCACCGGAACCCCCATCTTCTTGGCCAAGCCTGACCGCAGGAGGTGGCCATGAACGTTCGAGAAAAGACGATACCCCTCGTTCGCGACCCTGTTTGCGGCATGGAGGTGAACCCGTCCGGTGGTGAGCCCGTGCACGTGCATGACGATCACCGTTATCACTTTTGCTCCGATCGTTGCCGCGATCGCTTTGCCGTCGCGCCGGCGGATTACGTGGAAGCGACGGATCCCGTCTGCGGCATGGCCGTCAATCGTGCCGCAGCCGAGCATCTGTCGCGCCATGACGACGAGGTTTTCTATCTTTGCTCAACGCCCTGCAAGGAACGGTTCGAGGCTACACCCGACACCTACCTCAAGGGCAGGCCCACGCCGGAGCCGATGCCGGCAGGCACCACCTACACTTGTCCCATGCATCCCGAGGTCGAGCAGGTCGGACCCGGCGAGTGCCCGATCTGCGGCATGGCGCTGGAACCCAAGGGCGTGCCGCCGGTCGACGATGGGCCAAATCCGGAACTCGTGGATTTCACCCGCCGCTTCTGGGTCGGCGCGGTGCTGTCGGCGCCCCTGGTCATCATCGCCATGGGGCCGATGGTCGGGCTGCATGTCGAGAGCTTCATCGCCGCGCGCGCGGTGCGCTGGTTCGAGCTGATCATTGCCACGCCCGCCATCCTGTATGCCGGCTGGCCATTCATCGTCCGGGGTTGGCGGTCTTTTCGGACTTGGAACCTTAACATGTTCAGCCTGATCGCGATGGGGGTGGTTGCCGCCTACTTGTTCAGTGCCGTGGCGGTGATCGCGCCGGGACTTTTCCCCGCAGGCTTCCGCGACCCCCTGAGCGGACAGGTCGGCGTCTATTTCGAGGCCGGGGCGGTGATCGTCACTCTGGTGCTTCTGGGCCAGATCCTGGAGCTTCGGGCGCGCGAGCGTACCGGCTCGGCGATCCGGGCGCTGCTGGATCTGGCGGCCAAGACGGCACGGGTGATCCGCTCCGACGGTAGCGAGGCCGAGGTCTCACTGGAAGAGATCGCAGTGGGCAACCGGGTGCGCGTCCGCCCCGGCGAGAAGGTGCCCGTCGATGGCGAGGTGGTCGAGGGATCCTCCTCCGTCGACGAATCGATGATCACGGGCGAGCCGGTGCCTGTCCAGAAGGCACCGGGCGACGCGGTGACGGGCGCGACCATCAACGGCACCGGGTCGCTGGTGATCGAGGCGCGGCGCGTCGGGTCCGACACGATGCTGGCGCGGATCGTGGACATGGTGGCGGCGGCGCAGCGCTCGCGCGCGCCGATCCAGAAGCTGGCCGACACGGTGGCGGGCCGCTTCGTGCCCGCGGTCATCGCGATCGCCGTGCTGGCCTTCGTCGCTTGGGCGATTTGGGGCCCGGCGCCGGCGCTGGCCTACGCGCTGGTGTCGGCCATCGCGGTGCTGATCATCGCCTGTCCCTGCGCGCTCGGGCTGGCGACGCCGATGTCGATCATGACGGCGACGGGGCGCGGTGCGCAGGCGGGCGTATTGATCAAGAACGCCGAGGCGCTGGAGGGCTTCGCCAAGGTCGACACGCTGATCGTGGATAAGACCGGCACGCTGACGCAGGGCAAGCCCGAGCTGGTGGCCGTGCTGCCCGAGGGCGGCATGGAGGAGGCGGAGCTGCTGCGCCTCGCTGCCGCCCTGGAGCGCGGGTCGGAGCATCCGCTGGCCGAGGCCATCGTGCGCGGCGCCGAGGCGGGAGGCCTGTCGCTGCCCCAAGCTGAGGACTTCGAGGCAGTGACGGGCATGGGCGTGCAGGGCACCGTCGAGGGACGCGCCGTCGCGCTCGGCAACGCCCGGATGCTGGAGGGGCTGGGGCTGGACGCTACGGGGGCCACGGCCGAGGCGGGTGCGCGCCGCGACCAAGGCGAGACGGTGATGTTCGTCGTGATCGACGGCGCCCCCGCCGGCCTGGTCGCGGTGGCTGACCCGATCAAGGAGACCACGGCCGAGGCGCTGGCCGAGCTGCGCCGGCTGGGTCTGCGCATCGTCATGGCCACGGGCGACAACGCCCGCACGGCGCGCGCGGTGGCGAACCGGCTGGGCATCGACGAGGTCCGCGCCGACGTGCTGCCCGAGGACAAGGCGGCTCTGGTGGAAGAGCTGCGCGCCGGCGGCGCGCGCGTCGCCATGGCCGGCGACGGGGTGAACGACGCGCCGGCGCTGGCGGCGGCCGATGTGGGCATCGCCATGGGCACCGGCGCCGACGTGGCCATCGAGAGCGCGGGCGTGACCCTGGTCAAGGGCGACCTGAACGGCATCGTGCGCGCGCGGCGACTGGCGGTGGCGACGATGCGAAACATCCGCCAGAACCTGTTCTTCGCGCTGGCCTACAACGCCGCCGGCGTGCCGGTGGCGGCAGGGGTACTCTATCCGTTCCTCGGCGTGCTGATCTCGCCCATCTTCGCCGCTGCGGCCATGAGCCTGTCCTCGGTCTCGGTGATCGGCAACGCGCTGCGGCTCAGGGGGGTGCGGCTCTAGCCGCGCCGTCTGCGCCACGCCGCCCAGGCCAGGGGCAAGCCGGTGACGAGGCCCAGGCCCAGAACTGCCAGTCCCGCGCGCGTCGCGCTCTCACCGGTCAGGGCACCCCCAAAATGAGTCAGCAGGAACGAGGCCGGGAGGACGCCCGCGAGCGTGGCCAGGAAGAACCGCCAGGGCCGCAGCACCGTCAGCCCTGCCGCATAGGAGATCAGGTCGAAGGACACGAAGGGCAGCAGGCGGCTGACGAAGACCGTGCCCATCAGCGCCCATTGCGATCCGGCGAGGCCCTGCGTGATTCGGTCGCCGAAGCGTCGTCGCATCGCCTCGGCCCCCAGGGCGCGGGCGATGGCGAAGGCGATCATCGCTCCTGCCTGCGCGCCTGCGACCACGATCAGTGTGCCCCACCAGTGTCCGTAGGCCGCTCCCGCCACCAGCGCGATAGGAGCCGAGGGAATGGGGCTTGCCACGATCGCGGCCGTCATCAGCGCGATCAGCAGCAGGGGTCCCCAAGGCCCGGCCCGCGCGACCAGGTCGGTCAGCGCGCCCTCCCCCACCAGGCCGCTAACAGTATCGCCCAATGGGGTGAGCCAGAGCAGGACCACGGCCGCCACCACCAGGGCGGCGGCGAGCATGAGAAGACGTAAGGGGCGGCGGGGAGCGGTGGTGTCAGGCATGGAGAAATTCCTGTGGAACTTGGAGCAGGTGGGAGCTTCCCCCGCGGGAGGGTCAAGCGTCCCGTTCACGGTACCGTGATCGCATAGGGCGTTGACCTTCCGGCGGGGGAACACGCGATCGGTCTTCGCAAGTTCAAATCACCGGCGAAGCGTGGAACAGGCAGGAGGACCGATGCAGGACCAGAACACGAAGATGCAGGACCAGAACACGAACCCGAAACGACATAGCCGACGCGCGTTCCTCGCGGGCGCGGCCGCTGGAGCCACCCTGATGGCCGCTCCCCCGGTATTGGCTTCGCAGGACGAGGTGCGGCGCAACCTCGCCAGCTTTCGCGTCCACGACTGGCGCGACCATTGGGACGAGCTTGGCGCGGGCGTGATCCTGTCCGACACCATGTCGCGCATGCTTCAGCACTGGGATGCAAATGGGCGAATGACGGTCTACCCGACCTCCGTGCCCATGACCGACGAGCTGACACGGCGGGGCCATACCGAGGTGGTCCGCAAGAAGGTCGCCCCCTCCTGGACGCCTACGTCGAATATGCGCGAGCGCGACCCCTCGCTTCCCCAACGGGTCGAGGGCGGCGCGCCGAACAACCCGCTCGGCACGCATGCTCTCTACCTCACCTGGCCGGCCTACCTGATCCACGGCACGCACGACACGCGCAAGATCGGACGGCGGTCGTCCTCGGGCTGCATCGGCCTCTACAATCAGCAGATCGCCGAACTCTTCTCCCGCGTGCCCGTCGGCGTGAAAGTCAGGCTCATCTGACGTGCGCGTTCCAGAGGCGGCGCGGCCTTCAAACCCGTACTTGAGTGCGGGCTGCCTTTTAAGGGAACTTCGATGAAATCTGAATATGTGCCGGACAGCATCTCGCTTGCCGGAGCGATCGCCATGGGGACAGGGGTCATGATCGGCGCGGGGATCTTCGCCCTGACGGGGCAAATCGCCCAGCTCGCCGGTCCCCTCTTCCCGCTCTCGTTCGTAGCGGGCGCGTTCGTCACCGCGTTTAGCGCCTATACTTACATCAAGATGTCGAACGCCTACCCCTCGGCGGGTGGAATCGCGATGATCCTAGAGAAGGCCTATGGCCCGACGATCGTCGCCGCCGGCGCGGCCCTGCTGATGGCGCTTTCGATGGTCATCAACGAAAGCCTCGTCGCGCGGACCTTCGCGACCTACCTGCTGCGAGGA
Proteins encoded in this region:
- a CDS encoding type IV secretory system conjugative DNA transfer family protein — encoded protein: MDWSFDPMITSMESRWRYPLAAAVGLAGGAVLGLALATLAAMTMLREPLETFAFAEPWFLRWSTDELEANPAVLRSVWMLTLGPMVVLAALGLVSAWRGGLTDYDDAHFQSVREMRRNRMVSGLDRGGFLYGKLGRPEKAGRFVSATPDRFPHAIMIAPTGRGKNVGFVFPNLMHFRGSAVVLDVKGENFATTSIHRTRALGNKVWYFSPFDYVDASDVGDEDGEDGQGGEVRTRTHRFNPLARIAALPSTEQQFTAINTMTDLFLSVESKDAESFFQAGRSLFVVACLRAIETGTPTIGEALRIMNGGGAKKESYRLIAEETGIAVVREVFLGMADQIDKILDSYVSVIRGAGLQLWLDPAVDRATSASDFNLASFRREAQTLYIAIQPEELRTLAPLVRLLFADAIASLQRAQPGPGEPHPVMFVLDEFDQLGRQPNVLQALKTIRSYGGRFFIVTQSIPGLESVYGETDRRALLAAAGVQIYMTPQDDRTADVLSSALGRTTIVAKTRSQGAVQRLDESGNVSRRSEERPLVSPSETLRLDTSKVLILPEGQYPILADRITHYADRHFKRIDAARAGHPLPYPPATVPAPSRPRKMRAFLSEGQEAGAALDLVDGAEFAAEAKGGVAAVGDRARARPKGRRAPPVRSDDVGVGEQIDQAEPAVAEDVSGLTGELGPDPVPEIIPTKPPRRRPPARRVAIDEDA
- a CDS encoding type II toxin-antitoxin system VapC family toxin, translated to MSLIVDASVAAVWVLPDEDNAAADAILHRVAAEGGVVPGLIWHELRNILLMAARRGRLPEAEIVPSLLRLRRLPLEAVDMGAVGDAGIVALATRHRLTAYDAAYLALAQTRALPLTTADRALRRAADAEGVELA
- a CDS encoding type II toxin-antitoxin system Phd/YefM family antitoxin, producing MPTVIKTGEAKTRLSELLARVEAGEEVTIARGDVPVARLVPVARTGDARAAVADILAARAGLKPTTTDELISWRDDGRR
- a CDS encoding heavy metal translocating P-type ATPase, whose protein sequence is MNVREKTIPLVRDPVCGMEVNPSGGEPVHVHDDHRYHFCSDRCRDRFAVAPADYVEATDPVCGMAVNRAAAEHLSRHDDEVFYLCSTPCKERFEATPDTYLKGRPTPEPMPAGTTYTCPMHPEVEQVGPGECPICGMALEPKGVPPVDDGPNPELVDFTRRFWVGAVLSAPLVIIAMGPMVGLHVESFIAARAVRWFELIIATPAILYAGWPFIVRGWRSFRTWNLNMFSLIAMGVVAAYLFSAVAVIAPGLFPAGFRDPLSGQVGVYFEAGAVIVTLVLLGQILELRARERTGSAIRALLDLAAKTARVIRSDGSEAEVSLEEIAVGNRVRVRPGEKVPVDGEVVEGSSSVDESMITGEPVPVQKAPGDAVTGATINGTGSLVIEARRVGSDTMLARIVDMVAAAQRSRAPIQKLADTVAGRFVPAVIAIAVLAFVAWAIWGPAPALAYALVSAIAVLIIACPCALGLATPMSIMTATGRGAQAGVLIKNAEALEGFAKVDTLIVDKTGTLTQGKPELVAVLPEGGMEEAELLRLAAALERGSEHPLAEAIVRGAEAGGLSLPQAEDFEAVTGMGVQGTVEGRAVALGNARMLEGLGLDATGATAEAGARRDQGETVMFVVIDGAPAGLVAVADPIKETTAEALAELRRLGLRIVMATGDNARTARAVANRLGIDEVRADVLPEDKAALVEELRAGGARVAMAGDGVNDAPALAAADVGIAMGTGADVAIESAGVTLVKGDLNGIVRARRLAVATMRNIRQNLFFALAYNAAGVPVAAGVLYPFLGVLISPIFAAAAMSLSSVSVIGNALRLRGVRL
- a CDS encoding TVP38/TMEM64 family protein translates to MPDTTAPRRPLRLLMLAAALVVAAVVLLWLTPLGDTVSGLVGEGALTDLVARAGPWGPLLLIALMTAAIVASPIPSAPIALVAGAAYGHWWGTLIVVAGAQAGAMIAFAIARALGAEAMRRRFGDRITQGLAGSQWALMGTVFVSRLLPFVSFDLISYAAGLTVLRPWRFFLATLAGVLPASFLLTHFGGALTGESATRAGLAVLGLGLVTGLPLAWAAWRRRRG
- a CDS encoding L,D-transpeptidase gives rise to the protein MQDQNTKMQDQNTNPKRHSRRAFLAGAAAGATLMAAPPVLASQDEVRRNLASFRVHDWRDHWDELGAGVILSDTMSRMLQHWDANGRMTVYPTSVPMTDELTRRGHTEVVRKKVAPSWTPTSNMRERDPSLPQRVEGGAPNNPLGTHALYLTWPAYLIHGTHDTRKIGRRSSSGCIGLYNQQIAELFSRVPVGVKVRLI